Within the Hevea brasiliensis isolate MT/VB/25A 57/8 chromosome 2, ASM3005281v1, whole genome shotgun sequence genome, the region ACTAGCCATCGCTGTTTGGTTACATTCGCCTCTTAGACTGCATTCCTTGATGCTAGCTCATTCGTCCATGATTGATTGCTAGAATGAACTTTGTTCTTTTCTTCATCAGATGCTGGATGGGCAGGAGTTCATTCAGCAATCAACATTTATTCTTTGGCATGTGTGGAAGGGTAGGAACTCCCTTGTTTATAACCAACAAAATCAGACTTATCAATAAATCATTTCAGCAGCGATATATCATTACGAGGAATTTAAGCAAGTGCATGGAGCAGATAATAATCCAATTTATGTTCCCACAGTTAATATTCCTTCTGTCAGCTCATAGTCACCTCTTTTGGGTTCAGCTCTCAAATTGAATGCTGATGCAGGGACAGACAAAAGAAATAATAGAGGCACGAGAACTATTGTTATTAGAGGGCTTGTTTGGCATTGCTGTtgagaaaattacttttttaaatatactaattagAGAAAATATACTAGTCAGagagttaaaaaataattaaaaattaaatttaatcagttTTAGTTATAAGAACACTAAAGTAATAAATCAGTTTTTTTCAAATTACTTTTCTCATCAGCATATAAAATGATGCTTTTATTTAAAGAAGTAGTTTCAGACTCTAAAACCCAATGCTAAACAGGGCCAAAAATTGTCTAGGTCACTTCGTTGATTGGCGCTGCAGAATGTTGGAAGCAATTTAAAACCCTTTGATTCTTGAAGGTTTGATATGTCGTGAAGCAGCTTTGCATGCAAAGCCAAAAATTTTTCGTAATATGATTATTGGAGGAGATTTCGCTACTGTCATACAAGCATTGAATGTATCCCCAACGCCTCTTGCAATACAGGATATGGTTCTGAACATTCTTTGAAATAGCCAGATTTTTCCAGGAGGTTACATTCTCCTTTGTCAATAGGGGTTGCAATCAATCAGCTCACTCTCTTGTACACAAGTATCTACATGATACTTCCTTTAGCTGTAATCCCTATATGCAACATCACTATGTATCACAATCTTTGCCAATTTAAAGGCTAATGAAGTAACATTTCTGAAATGTAGTGATCATTTGATAGGGACGCTACCTGTATCATACGCATTAATCCCTACTTCCCTCAGTAATTAATCCCATATTGTGATGTTTACCATAAAAAAGCAAAAAtcattgaaatgataataagttGTGCTAAATATTTTATGCCCAGTCTGCCAAGAGAAATAAAAACATTAAAAACAATGAAAACAATCGTCAGCAAGCAAGGGATGGCTGTAATCAATGGCACAAGGATCGGGGCAGGAATGCGCTCAGGAAATGTCTTAACTCATCCATGTCGAGCAACAATTCATTCAATCGAGTgtcaagagaaaagaaaaaatgaaaaattgatccAGGTTGAGAAGTCCTTATCAGCACATTTAATTGGCGTGACTAGCTTATCTAAAGTTCATCTGAGAAATTCAATCTACTGCCATTGTTAATAAAAGTACAGATATAAAGAAATACATATAAAATAACTGCACTCGCTAGCGGTTCTCCAAATGGTTTTTGCTACCGCATGTGTGAGAAGTAACCTTGTTCTATGAATTTCAAGGTGAACATCTGGTGGcggcagatttttttttttttttttttccttttggtgCAAGGAACCAATCCCCACAAAACCCAATGATAATTAACCACATAAGTATTGATAAGTGAATAAAATGATCCACAAGATCAAGCAAATGTTGACAGGATATTCTTCTTAAGGGTGAATTCATCTGCCTTCGCTGGGCTGATTGACTGCACAATAAAAGATGAGCAATGAGTCAGCACAACTATTACATGCTTGTTAAATTCACATTTGTTTATATACTTTCTGATGATGATGTCAACGCCCAAAATCGAAAAGGCAATCTATTTATTAGAAATCACCAAAGAATATTGTATGATTATTTGTGACCTCAATCAGAGATTTTTCGCCCCAATGCTGTCATCTTAAAATGTAGGAAGATTTTGCTAAAAAGGTGTAAGAAGGATAAACTTTTAATTCAAATTATACTTCAACTGGGAGAATGCAGTATGTAATGTTACCTTGTCAAGCATGCGCTGCAGCCGCTCAATTTCATTTTTGGTATAATCAGAACCTTTGGCCATACAGTTCTTAGCAGTTTTCACGTAAATCTTTCCATACCTAATAAAACCAGGAATAGACATGGTCATATCCTATGTTCACAAGATCTTTAATAAGAAAAGTCAAATACACAAAACCTACGACAGTTTTGagcaatatatttattaaattaaatttaaaaagaacCACTGATCCCATGAGGTACCTTGCAGTGGAACCCTTAAGTTTCTCAACTTCCTCTTCTATCCGAGAAACCACTGCTTTCTTTTTATCATCGTCGGCAGCTACAAACTCTTTCACTAAGGCATCCAAAGATTCAACTATACCAGCCTATCAAATAATAACAGATTAAATGCTTAAGTAAGCGATAACAAAAAGTTACATTTCCAGTCTTTAATTTAGTAACTAACTTTTGAGGTAAGTTGTCCTTTTCCATCACGACTGGTTCCACATTTTTCATTAATGAAACTGACAAAGTCTTCTAAATCTCTACCACCCTCATATTCTTCCCCAGCTTTGTTGCCTTTTGGAAAGAATTTAAGTGTTGGGAATCCACTTACTCCAAACCTGCATATGTCATAGACCATTAACATTGATTCTTATTGAATAAAGACTTTTAACAGATGAGCTCATAAATTGTGTTTGCCCTTACTTTTCAGCCAGATCCTTATATTTGTCAGCATCTAGATTTGCAATCACTACATCTTCCTCCGATTTAAATGCTGTAGATACCTTTTCATATGTCTGCCGACAGAAATGAAGTCAGGGTAAATGCTGGTGCGGGAAGAACCCAGCTGCCACCcataaagaacacaaatccaCACACACAAACAAAGGTAtaacaataaattaaatattatatgatgTTTGAGGAAAACCAATAGGATATATCACATACAGGAGCAAGATTTTTGCAATGGCCACACCTGGAAGAAGCACAAATTGAAAAATCAATTAATAATGGACAATGCAAAATTAAGATAAAAAGAGAATCAAACAATAATTTGTAAGATAAATAGTAGCTATATATGTTTCAGAAATAAGAATAGTAATTGAACGAAAGGGCGCACATGCTTACCATGGTGCATAAAACTCAACCAAAACATCTTTGGTTTCATCCAAGACAACCTCATTAAAATTATCAGCCGTCAGCACCACTACATTGGATGGCACTGTAGCTATCTTTACATTGGTTCCTGTAAGCAACTTATCTGATTAGGAACGTCTAATTCTTTTTTCCACTACATAAGTATTTGATTAACAAATTTGTGTAAAGCAACTGGAAGAAAGACTATTACCTCCTTCATTATTCACAAACTCAGCAAGGGATTCTGCATTTCGTGGCCCTTCATACCTATGAATACCAAAAAATGACTTTTCATGTGCTCCATTCAAATAGAAATAAAGGCAATGAAATTTGGAGCATTCACATATTTTATGAACAATTATGTAGTTTAACGATTCTCACTTTTTGGGCTCCAGAGATCCTTTAGCGAACCATTGAATTGTTGGATATCCAGAAACCCCATATTTACTGCATAAGCTCTTATGCTCATCACAGTCCACCTACACACATCAAGAACATGTCATAAGGAAGTACAAGTTTCAAAGTTCCTATCAAGAAAAAAGAACAAATTAGTCTGTGTCTAAACATTGTAACATACAATGCCAATGTTTGCGTTAGCACTCACAAAAAGGACAGTAAAACCATCCtggacaaagaaaaaaaaaacaagtatCAATAACAAAGAGTATACCTTTCCAATCAAAACGGACTTTGCCTTCTTAAAGCttgttccaagtttctcatactcGGGAGCAAGCTTTTTACAATGTCCACACCTGTTCCATCCAAAACATATAAGTGTAGTCCATGATAAGTGATGAATTAACCACTGAATTATCGTACAATTAACTTTCACTTGACTACTAGGATGAATTTGATAATCGAACTTCCAACTATTTACTAATGTTTTGCTATAACCTTTTGCTTTTCCCCCCCTTTTCTTGTTAAAAAATACTAAGAAAATATATGCATGTAAATAacatttattattagaaacaagaaAGCCATACAATTATGTAATTAATCTAATAAACTAagattcttttatatttttactgTAAATATttccaatatcaattatcaatgaAGGGATAATTTTAAATTCAATCTACTATTGTTTTTAACAGTGTACTGTAATAGACGTAGTAGTTAAAATTGGGATTTAAGTAGTTATGTTCAATTTCATGTTGTTAGAATTATTGTCTCAAAAGTATAGATAAATTATGGGAAAACACTGACACAAACTGGGACAACACATTCGAAAAGTTTCAAATAAGGACATCGTGGAAATGTGCACCGCACATCGCATTGCAAATATCTCACTGTTAAGCAACATCCTATAGGCCTTAGAAAGCAAAAGTGAAACACACAATGAACATCTTTCACCTATAATCCCGCCTATTTACCATCACTCCTTATGATTTAAACAAAGTTTATTTCACCAACCCATTGAATTAGACAGCTCAAGAAACCAATTAGCTCACACTGCCTAAATGACCATCTATATAATTCTGTTACTATTTCTCCCtctgtttctccattgtccatctATCATAGGGACAAATTATGATATCAAATACCTAGATTTTGATGGCTACAGGATTAATCAAATACGAACTAAATAGAACGCATTTGTAAATAGTAAAACTTAAACAGATCTATCGATAAACTAATCACGATCAGCACGCAAAATCATTAACATCAGCTCAAATTCAACAACCGAAATTAGAACGAAGAAATGCAAGAGTAATCGATAAAAATTTTACCAAGGAGCGTAGAATTCAACGAGAGCGCCTCTGTCTTGACCGACCTCCTTCTCGAAGTTATCTTCTGTTAGCACAACGACGTCGTCTGCTAAGGCTGATAAGGCGAAAAAGGTCAGTGTACCTAACACTAACCAGATCTGCTGGTACTTCTCCATCACcatctttctttccttctttccgCTGTTTAGCTTTCCTTGTTTTTTTAACCTCAGCTTAAAAAGGACTAGAGTCGAATTTTATTCGGCATGAGAAATGTTAAATGAAGAAGACACTAGGTTTATTCCATAGGCTCGACCGTCACATTTCTAACGTGTCAATATTTGATTTGTGGAAATAGTGAACCTGTGTCTTGCACGTAGGAGCTTTCCTGCTCCTTCCTGTTACGAACTTTGTGACGTGTTTTGATGATGTGGCAAGCTGTAAGAGGTCCATTGTTCTGAACAGCGTGGAGGTTTTGCGTTGGTTTACCTAGAAAAAAATGGGGGTCAAACGAGGAATGGGCCATTGAAAATGGCTAAACTGAGATCAGCCCATCTCAAATGTTCAATTAGAAATTGAAATCCGAAACAAATGCAGAGCTGATGCTTTGACTGACCAGGGAATCACACAGGTTCAGGTCCGCGTGAACACTGCTTATGACAAGGAAAAGCACCAGAGATTCCAAATGGTGGATCCATTTGCATGGAAATCAACAGATTACTGAGAAATAAAGCCTTGGTGTTATACCATTCATACTAAATATTTGTTGATAAAAATatgtttatatattaatttataaaatatcgaaaggtaAATCATATAGTAAATTAAAGTTTAATGTTTTTATTATTAGATATAAGGAAACTTGAGAACTAAAAAGCATGTTAAGATAACTTTTAGCGAGAAAATTATGCTAgagtttaattaaagtttataattATTAATGATTTCCAtagtaaaaatttatataataatatttaaatctcAATTAACTAATACtttgtaatttttaattaatggTTATCCATTATTATCAAGGATCAATATAATGATGTTAGAAATTAGAATAAtgagaaatttttaatttttaatttacttcttatcttttaaatttataatttaaatttttatacaaattaGAATAatgagaaatttttatttttattaaaaagtagAAATAAAGGGAAAACCTTTTATTAAGGGgtgaattttatttttcaaaaattaaattgtattttttatatatttaaaaattttaaaatatacttATTATGTGTACAATAGTTCTTTCATTCTTTGGCTTTGCCATCCCCACTGCCACGGACATGTTAAAGGAAACaagtataataaatatatatatgtgtgtgtgggtGATGTAATAATTGAGgttcccaaatgatgtaataattattaaataagatAACTTATTAATAAATTCACAGTACATATTACATATATTGTATGATACATGGAAATTCATCTAAAGAATTATTTTTACTATGCAATGTATAATAAAttgctttaaaaattttaattacggatctgcaggtttttttttttttaaaaacttcatttttttaattttattattattattattattaagttttttggaaaaaaaaaatttaaatgatattggtgaaggagcggaagcatgaaaaacataagtttagatcattgaaattaaaaattttcatctaggtcacatgtatcatacaagattcatttttatttatttgattacaatgataaataacatattaaaactcttttaatatgttttttgatctatatttgtcatttaagattttaaaattaatcagattaattttaaaaccctagattagatcaagaacaagtgcactaaccttttgatgcattatagtgtgtttggcacctttggtatacgtctttaggacaccagatgttgtctctctagcttgtccacaccaagatcagctatggcagccattgaacatcttctaaagctttttctatgaattagaaaatcaagttttgccttttgagataaTATAGATGTAAACAAAACACTATAAactatttctagtatttttaattcaagagattgtttgctaatctcttaaaattgatgagagatgaagaagaagagaaggaagaggtctccaaggtggcggtacaaagagaaaggcagcagcttgt harbors:
- the LOC131175355 gene encoding probable protein disulfide-isomerase A6, translating into MVMEKYQQIWLVLGTLTFFALSALADDVVVLTEDNFEKEVGQDRGALVEFYAPWCGHCKKLAPEYEKLGTSFKKAKSVLIGKVDCDEHKSLCSKYGVSGYPTIQWFAKGSLEPKKYEGPRNAESLAEFVNNEGGTNVKIATVPSNVVVLTADNFNEVVLDETKDVLVEFYAPWCGHCKNLAPTYEKVSTAFKSEEDVVIANLDADKYKDLAEKFGVSGFPTLKFFPKGNKAGEEYEGGRDLEDFVSFINEKCGTSRDGKGQLTSKAGIVESLDALVKEFVAADDDKKKAVVSRIEEEVEKLKGSTARYGKIYVKTAKNCMAKGSDYTKNEIERLQRMLDKSISPAKADEFTLKKNILSTFA